In Falco cherrug isolate bFalChe1 chromosome 2, bFalChe1.pri, whole genome shotgun sequence, the following are encoded in one genomic region:
- the CCNA1 gene encoding cyclin-A1 — protein MRRTCETSWEGRREPCLALPRSGGRTVLGMLTGSGQQRPGGQGANVLGCFSGSENTIPSPRKDSLLTYMVNAVSKQGFSIYVDDPEQKENYNCQVDEELESNLCELGTSAVTSNVHLLLDLSTGCPMVMDISIQSQPEDHMEDAVTLTVVEYAEEIHQYLREAEVRFRPKPCYMRKQPDITTEMRAILVDWMVQVGEEYKLQTETLYLAVNFLDRFLSCMSVLRGKLQLVGTAALLLAAKHEEIYPPEVDEFLYITDNAYGKRQLLRMEHLLLKVLAFDLTAPTINQFLLQYIQRHGVCIRTENFARYLAELSLLEADPFLGYLPSQTAAAAYCLANYTVNRSFWPETLAAFTGYSLSEIVPCLTDLHKACFDASHCQLQAIKEKYKHSKYLQVSLLDLPAVLPQQ, from the exons ATGCGCCGCACGTGTGAGACGAGCTGGGAGGGCCGGCgggagccctgcctggccctgccccgCAGCGGCGGGCGGACCGTGCTGGGGATGCTTACCGGGAGCGGGCAGCAGCGGCCCGGCGGCCAG GGTGCCAATGTTCTTGGATGCTTTTCTGGCTCTGAAAATACCATCCCTTCACCTCGAAAAGATTCGTTACTCACCTACATGGTCAATGCTGTGTCAAAGCAAGGGTTTTCTATCTATGTGGATGAtccagagcagaaagaaaactacaACTGCCAAGTGGATGAAGAGCTAGAATCAAACCTGTGTGAACTGGGTACTAGTGCAGTCACATCCAATGTTCACCTACTGCTGGATCTGAGTACAG GGTGTCCTATGGTAATGGATATATCTATCCAGTCCCAGCCTGAGGATCACATGGAAGATGCCGTAACTCTGACTGTGGTAGAGTATGCAGAAGAAATTCATCAATACCTGCGAGAGGCCGAA GTAAGATTCAGGCCCAAGCCCTGCTACATGAGGAAGCAGCCAGATATCACAACAGAAATGCGTGCCATCTTGGTTGACTGGATGGTGCAAGTAGGGGAAGAATATAAACTTCAGACAGAGACTTTGTACTTGGCAGTGAACTTCCTGGACAGGTTTCTTTCCTGCATGTCTGTTCTCAGAGGGAAGCTGCAGCTTGTAGGAACAGCAGCACTTCTTCTGGCTGC GAAACATGAAGAGATCTACCCTCCAGAAGTGGATGAATTTCTGTATATAACAGACAATGCCTACGGAAAAAGGCAGTTGCTAAGAATGGAACACCTGCTTCTCAAAGTGTTGGCTTTTGACCTAACAGCCCCAACTATCAACCAGTTCCTCCTCCAGTATATCCAGAGACATGGAGTCTGTATAAGGACAGAGAACTTTGCAAGG TATCTTGCAGAGCTGAGTCTCCTTGAAGCTGATCCTTTTCTGGGGTACCTTCCTTCacaaactgctgcagcagcctacTGTCTAGCAAACTATACAGTGAACAGGTCTTTCTGG CCAGAAACACTTGCTGCATTCACTGGGTATTCATTAAGTGAGATAGTGCCTTGCCTGACTGATCTGCATAAAGCATGCTTCGATGCTTCCCATTGCCAACTGCAAGCAATTAAGGAGAAGTATAAGCATTCAAA GTACTTGCAGGTGTCTCTTCTGGATCTCCCAGCAGTTCTTCCTCAACAATAG